One genomic segment of Prochlorococcus marinus str. MIT 0919 includes these proteins:
- the rpe gene encoding ribulose-phosphate 3-epimerase gives MTSSNTSIGSHPHRPVQIIPSVLPADWANMGQCVKDLENAGVDRIQFDVMDGNFVPNLTFGPEMIAACRKYCNVPFETQLMVSQYNCETMLEAYVNATKGPNGEPGVVIAHVEANVHLHRILGKIRQLGGSPSVALNPHTPVEMVKNILDMVDHVLVMTVNPGFGGQAYIPTMLEKISELRNIITSRSLDVDIEVDGGIKADWTISQCAGAGANCFIAGSGMFAYPSLKEGCDELRKVAIDAQSGNVLSKN, from the coding sequence ATGACCTCTTCAAACACATCCATCGGTTCTCACCCACATAGGCCTGTACAGATAATTCCGTCTGTACTACCAGCTGATTGGGCCAATATGGGCCAGTGCGTAAAAGACCTAGAGAATGCAGGCGTAGACAGAATTCAGTTTGATGTAATGGACGGAAATTTTGTACCAAATCTAACTTTTGGCCCCGAAATGATTGCTGCCTGCAGAAAATACTGCAATGTACCTTTCGAAACTCAACTAATGGTTAGTCAATACAACTGCGAAACGATGCTTGAAGCATACGTAAATGCTACAAAAGGTCCCAACGGTGAACCTGGTGTTGTAATTGCCCATGTAGAAGCAAATGTTCATCTCCATAGGATCCTTGGTAAAATTAGACAACTTGGAGGATCACCTTCTGTAGCGTTAAACCCTCATACACCTGTTGAAATGGTCAAAAATATTTTAGATATGGTCGATCATGTTCTTGTAATGACAGTTAATCCAGGTTTTGGTGGCCAAGCTTACATTCCAACAATGCTAGAAAAAATAAGTGAGTTGAGAAATATTATTACAAGCAGATCATTAGATGTAGATATAGAGGTAGATGGAGGAATTAAAGCAGATTGGACAATATCTCAATGCGCAGGTGCAGGAGCTAATTGTTTCATAGCTGGTAGCGGTATGTTTGCATATCCATCTTTAAAAGAAGGTTGTGATGAACTGCGGAAGGTAGCGATTGATGCACAATCAGGGAATGTACTTTCGAAAAATTAA
- the ccsB gene encoding c-type cytochrome biogenesis protein CcsB: MTIPFITSFDDPSLILGFISFLFILFALPFAFWGIASNRTSSFVKVFIAISNLTLASQLTLRWLQSGHFPVSNLYESLCFLTWTSTLLQLLIERNYNSPVIPALFTPFSLLTISFASFALPEQLQLTGNLVPALRSSWLVMHVTVIMCSYAALMLGSLLSLAVLFTNVSEELQIRGSSIGIGGFKTNFSNLTKPLVENSSKLFSDAEYLDNLSYRIITLGFLLLTFGLISGAVWANEAWGTWWSWDPKETWALISWLVYAAYLHARITKGWQGRKPALIALFGLFVVIICYLGVNLLGIGLHSYGWFLS, from the coding sequence ATGACTATCCCTTTTATCACTAGTTTCGATGATCCTTCATTAATTCTTGGTTTTATATCCTTTTTATTTATATTATTTGCCTTGCCTTTCGCGTTTTGGGGCATTGCTTCTAACCGTACATCGTCCTTTGTGAAAGTATTTATAGCCATCTCTAATCTTACTCTCGCTTCTCAATTAACTTTAAGGTGGCTTCAATCTGGTCATTTCCCTGTAAGTAATTTATATGAATCACTATGCTTTTTAACATGGACCTCTACATTACTCCAACTGTTAATAGAAAGAAACTATAACTCTCCCGTTATTCCAGCACTTTTCACGCCATTTTCCTTATTGACTATCTCATTTGCTAGCTTTGCCCTTCCAGAGCAATTACAACTTACAGGAAATTTAGTTCCAGCTTTAAGATCTAGTTGGCTAGTTATGCATGTAACAGTAATTATGTGTAGCTACGCTGCTTTAATGCTTGGCTCTCTTCTTTCCTTGGCTGTTTTATTCACCAATGTTTCAGAAGAGCTTCAGATTCGAGGCAGCTCAATAGGCATTGGTGGATTCAAAACCAACTTCTCTAATTTAACAAAACCTCTTGTCGAAAACTCTTCTAAATTATTCTCAGATGCTGAGTATTTAGATAATTTGAGTTATAGGATTATAACTTTAGGTTTTTTACTTTTAACTTTCGGTCTAATTAGTGGTGCTGTTTGGGCTAACGAAGCTTGGGGTACTTGGTGGAGTTGGGACCCTAAGGAAACATGGGCTTTGATCTCCTGGTTAGTGTATGCAGCTTATTTACATGCGCGAATAACAAAAGGTTGGCAAGGTAGAAAGCCAGCCTTAATAGCTTTGTTCGGCTTATTTGTAGTAATTATATGTTATCTAGGAGTGAATTTATTAGGAATCGGCTTGCATAGTTATGGTTGGTTTTTATCTTGA
- a CDS encoding LptF/LptG family permease produces the protein MKPLTLTISFLRSFVRKWRQIPLLDRWLLSELFPPLFFAISAFTVVSLSVGVMFDLVRQIVESGLPFNIALRVFLLRIPGFMVLSFPMAVLMATLLAYSRLSSNSELKALRSIGISTTRMIAPAMVLALLITSLTFIFNNSIVPRSNRASEYILQNSLGKAISTQIGEDIIFSKKGRVEGFDEDKGRKTLTHLFYAGKIDKKQILNLTLLDFSKKGYTQMIVAEKALWNESQDFWEFFDGMILTLSPNGNSTTTKFESYSYPLGTGPINIGSIPKDANDMTVAEALQAEQLYIKSGNIKEARRMKVRIQEKFTLPMACIVFALIGSSLGAKPNTSTSRSQGFGLSVVLILFYYVLSFTFSSFGVSGAVNPVISAWAPVFISLLSGAYLLKQAN, from the coding sequence ATGAAACCTTTAACTCTAACAATATCTTTCCTACGGTCATTTGTGAGGAAATGGCGGCAGATACCACTCCTAGATAGGTGGCTTTTAAGTGAATTATTCCCTCCTCTATTTTTTGCTATCTCCGCATTCACAGTGGTTTCTCTGTCTGTCGGTGTCATGTTCGATCTTGTTAGACAGATTGTTGAATCTGGGTTGCCATTTAATATTGCATTAAGAGTTTTTCTTTTGAGAATACCGGGATTTATGGTTCTTTCTTTCCCGATGGCTGTTCTTATGGCTACTTTGCTTGCCTATAGTAGATTGTCATCTAATAGTGAATTAAAAGCGCTTAGAAGTATTGGTATATCTACTACAAGAATGATAGCACCTGCGATGGTACTTGCTTTATTAATTACATCTTTAACCTTTATATTTAACAATAGTATTGTTCCACGTTCGAATCGAGCATCAGAATATATACTTCAAAATTCTCTTGGTAAAGCTATCTCAACCCAGATAGGCGAAGATATTATTTTTTCAAAGAAAGGTCGTGTTGAAGGATTTGATGAAGATAAAGGAAGGAAGACGCTTACGCATTTATTTTATGCTGGTAAAATTGATAAGAAACAAATATTAAATTTAACGCTTTTAGATTTTTCTAAAAAAGGATATACGCAAATGATAGTTGCTGAAAAGGCATTATGGAATGAGTCGCAAGATTTTTGGGAATTTTTTGATGGGATGATTTTAACTCTGTCTCCTAATGGAAATTCTACTACTACTAAATTTGAGAGTTATTCTTATCCCCTTGGTACTGGGCCCATAAATATAGGTTCTATCCCAAAGGATGCAAATGATATGACCGTTGCAGAAGCTTTACAGGCTGAACAACTTTATATAAAAAGTGGAAATATTAAAGAAGCGCGAAGAATGAAAGTAAGAATTCAAGAGAAATTTACCTTGCCCATGGCTTGTATTGTTTTCGCTTTGATTGGTTCTTCTCTTGGTGCAAAGCCAAATACCTCAACAAGTAGAAGCCAAGGTTTTGGTTTGAGTGTTGTCTTAATACTTTTTTATTATGTTTTGAGCTTTACTTTTAGTTCTTTTGGAGTAAGTGGTGCTGTAAACCCTGTCATTTCAGCATGGGCTCCAGTTTTTATATCGCTTCTTAGTGGAGCCTATTTATTAAAACAAGCTAATTAA
- the lptB gene encoding LPS export ABC transporter ATP-binding protein: MSLQLKKITLSISGRKVVNNISLDVLPGEVVGLLGPNGAGKTTTFNLIIGLLSPDIGGVFLEHQQITNLSMPHRARLGVGYLPQESSVFRQLTVQQNLDIALAQGSTSHSHSRIRRERIVDEFNLSSFIQRRGYQLSGGERRRCEVARALALGQSGPKYLLLDEPFAGVDPMAVVDLQGLIQKLKSRGMGILITDHNVRETLAITDRSYILSDGKILASGSSYEVANNPLVKTHYLGKDFKL; encoded by the coding sequence ATGAGTCTGCAACTAAAAAAAATAACCTTATCTATTTCAGGTAGAAAGGTAGTAAATAATATTTCTTTAGACGTTCTTCCAGGAGAAGTGGTTGGTCTTTTAGGCCCTAATGGAGCCGGGAAAACTACAACATTTAATTTAATCATTGGATTGCTTAGCCCAGATATTGGCGGTGTTTTCCTTGAACATCAGCAAATTACAAACCTTTCCATGCCCCACAGGGCTCGTTTAGGTGTTGGATATTTACCTCAGGAATCAAGTGTGTTTAGGCAGCTAACTGTTCAGCAAAATCTAGATATAGCTCTGGCTCAAGGATCTACATCTCACTCTCACTCTCGTATACGCCGAGAAAGAATTGTAGATGAATTTAATTTAAGCTCTTTTATTCAAAGACGGGGTTATCAACTTTCAGGCGGTGAACGTAGAAGATGCGAAGTCGCAAGGGCTTTAGCGTTAGGTCAATCAGGTCCTAAGTATCTACTCCTTGATGAACCTTTTGCAGGTGTTGATCCTATGGCGGTAGTTGATTTACAGGGACTTATTCAAAAACTTAAATCTAGGGGTATGGGCATACTTATAACTGATCATAATGTACGAGAAACTTTAGCTATTACGGACAGGTCTTATATATTAAGTGACGGCAAAATTTTAGCCTCAGGCTCATCATATGAAGTAGCTAATAACCCTTTGGTCAAGACTCATTATTTAGGTAAAGATTTTAAATTATAA
- a CDS encoding DUF309 domain-containing protein has translation MNVYNPLFNEENILQDTRFAEAINLFNSGEWYLAHDLFEEIWHETNGLPRITIQGILQIAVAQVHLESNNIKGAMILYGEGLGRLKRPDSPHLGLNIKNLCEIVELRLHSLQHQNNVKELAVPVIIKNIY, from the coding sequence ATGAATGTATACAATCCTCTATTTAACGAGGAAAATATTTTACAAGATACACGATTTGCTGAAGCAATTAATCTATTTAATTCTGGTGAGTGGTACTTAGCCCATGACTTGTTCGAGGAGATTTGGCATGAAACAAATGGATTGCCAAGAATAACCATTCAGGGAATTCTTCAAATTGCAGTAGCTCAAGTTCACTTGGAAAGCAATAATATCAAGGGAGCTATGATCCTTTATGGTGAGGGCTTGGGAAGATTGAAAAGACCAGATTCGCCACATTTAGGGTTAAATATTAAAAATTTATGTGAGATAGTTGAACTTAGGTTGCATAGTCTTCAACATCAAAACAATGTAAAGGAATTGGCAGTTCCAGTAATTATTAAAAATATCTACTAG
- the typA gene encoding translational GTPase TypA produces MNSDRPSIRNIAIIAHVDHGKTTLVDALLSQSGIFRDNESVPTCVMDSNDLERERGITILSKNTAITFKETRINIVDTPGHADFGGEVERVLGMVDGCLLIVDANEGPMPQTRFVLKKALENGLRPIVFVNKIDRARVDPEIAVDKVLDLFIELGADDDQCDFPYLFGSGLGGFAKPDMKTKSENMMPLFDSIIRHVPPPIGDKDKPLQLQITTLDYSDFLGRIIIGRVHNGFIRSGQKASLIKEDGTIKQGKISKLLGFEGLQRIEKTEAYAGDIVAVAGFDDVNIGETIACPDEPNALPLIKVDEPTLQMTFVVNDSPFAGKEGKFVTSRQLRERLYKELLTNVALRVEDTDTPDSFSVSGRGELHLGILIETMRREGYEFQVSQPQVIFRDIDDITCEPYETLVLDIPEESVGICIEKLGTRKGEMQNMFNSNDGRTQLEFLVPSRGLIGFRGEFIRATRGEGIMSHSFFEYRRMMGEFDSRRNGVLISFEEGVSTFYALKNAEDRGQFFIKPGTKVYKGMIIGENNRPQDLELNICKTKQLTNMRSSGAEELDTLQSPIEMNLERALEYIGPQEMLEVTPESIRLRKVSTKKK; encoded by the coding sequence ATGAATTCTGATAGACCATCAATTCGCAATATTGCAATAATTGCTCATGTTGATCATGGCAAGACGACTCTTGTAGACGCTCTTCTCTCTCAATCAGGTATCTTTCGAGATAATGAGTCTGTACCAACCTGTGTCATGGACTCTAACGATCTTGAACGAGAGAGAGGCATCACAATACTTTCTAAAAATACAGCTATCACTTTCAAGGAAACCCGTATAAACATTGTAGATACTCCTGGCCACGCAGACTTTGGTGGAGAAGTAGAACGTGTTCTTGGGATGGTAGATGGTTGCTTGTTAATTGTTGATGCGAATGAAGGCCCCATGCCACAAACTCGTTTTGTTTTGAAGAAAGCACTAGAGAATGGACTCAGGCCCATTGTTTTTGTTAATAAGATTGACAGAGCACGAGTCGACCCTGAAATCGCTGTTGACAAGGTTTTAGACCTTTTTATTGAATTAGGAGCAGACGATGATCAATGTGACTTTCCTTATCTATTTGGAAGTGGTCTAGGAGGTTTTGCAAAGCCTGATATGAAAACTAAAAGTGAAAATATGATGCCATTATTTGATTCTATTATTAGACATGTACCACCTCCAATTGGAGATAAGGACAAACCTCTCCAGCTTCAGATAACTACATTAGATTACTCAGATTTCCTTGGAAGAATTATTATTGGGAGAGTGCATAATGGTTTTATTCGTAGTGGCCAAAAAGCATCTCTTATCAAAGAGGATGGCACAATAAAACAAGGTAAGATATCAAAATTATTAGGATTTGAAGGCTTACAAAGAATTGAGAAGACAGAGGCTTATGCAGGAGATATTGTCGCTGTAGCAGGTTTTGATGATGTAAATATTGGAGAGACTATTGCTTGCCCAGATGAACCAAATGCTCTTCCTTTAATTAAAGTCGATGAACCAACTCTTCAAATGACATTTGTTGTAAACGATTCACCTTTTGCTGGGAAAGAAGGTAAATTTGTTACCAGTCGTCAATTAAGAGAAAGATTATATAAGGAATTACTTACAAATGTAGCTTTGCGCGTAGAGGATACTGATACCCCAGATTCTTTTTCAGTAAGTGGCAGAGGCGAACTACATCTTGGAATTTTGATAGAAACAATGAGAAGAGAAGGTTACGAGTTTCAGGTCTCCCAGCCTCAAGTTATTTTCAGGGATATCGATGATATAACTTGTGAGCCCTATGAGACACTTGTTCTTGATATCCCAGAGGAATCGGTTGGTATTTGCATTGAGAAACTAGGTACTAGAAAAGGAGAAATGCAAAATATGTTTAACAGTAATGATGGCAGAACTCAGCTAGAGTTTCTTGTTCCTTCAAGGGGCCTAATTGGCTTTAGAGGAGAGTTTATTAGGGCTACAAGAGGAGAGGGAATAATGAGTCATTCTTTTTTCGAATATCGTCGAATGATGGGTGAATTTGATTCACGTAGGAATGGTGTTTTAATTTCGTTTGAGGAGGGTGTTTCTACTTTTTATGCTCTTAAGAATGCAGAAGATAGAGGTCAGTTTTTTATTAAGCCAGGCACTAAAGTATATAAAGGCATGATCATAGGTGAGAATAATAGACCTCAGGATCTAGAACTAAATATTTGTAAAACCAAACAACTTACTAACATGCGATCATCTGGTGCCGAAGAATTAGATACTTTACAGTCCCCTATAGAGATGAACCTAGAAAGAGCTTTGGAATATATTGGACCACAAGAAATGTTGGAAGTTACGCCAGAGTCAATCAGGCTAAGGAAAGTATCAACCAAGAAAAAATAA
- a CDS encoding M15 family metallopeptidase, whose translation MSRADTARNKSSDEIPLALRSRPVRPNRAVYKKFLLIALSSIGLFSFLWISNFLSIRDVFYKQIAVKSLNDERLLGHYPYPEALKKDLVEVYPGLEVHKDTYFALDRMRSAASRDGIKLVLLSGFRSVDLQRSIFYENKSLRNQIAIERARVSAPPGYSEHSTGYAIDLGDGTRRDTDFEVSFEATPAFRWLKANAAKYHFILSFPKGNSQKVSYEPWHWRFEGTVEALEQFKRTNQELLRQSSKY comes from the coding sequence GTGAGTCGGGCAGATACAGCTCGTAATAAATCCAGTGATGAGATACCTCTCGCGCTTAGGTCTAGGCCAGTCAGGCCTAATAGAGCTGTTTATAAAAAATTTCTATTGATTGCTCTTTCTTCAATTGGTTTGTTTTCTTTTTTGTGGATATCCAATTTCTTATCAATTAGAGATGTTTTTTATAAACAAATAGCAGTTAAATCATTGAATGATGAGCGTTTGCTTGGGCATTACCCTTACCCAGAAGCTTTAAAGAAGGATCTTGTTGAAGTTTATCCAGGCTTAGAAGTCCATAAAGATACATATTTTGCTCTAGATAGAATGAGATCAGCTGCGTCTAGAGATGGAATCAAATTGGTTCTATTAAGTGGTTTTAGATCTGTTGACTTGCAAAGATCAATATTTTATGAAAACAAGTCTTTAAGAAATCAGATCGCAATTGAACGAGCTAGAGTTTCTGCTCCTCCAGGCTATTCAGAGCACAGTACTGGATATGCAATAGACCTAGGGGATGGTACAAGAAGGGATACCGATTTTGAAGTTTCATTCGAGGCAACACCAGCATTTCGTTGGCTTAAGGCCAATGCTGCTAAATATCACTTTATACTTTCTTTCCCTAAGGGAAATAGCCAGAAAGTTAGTTATGAACCTTGGCATTGGAGATTTGAGGGCACAGTTGAGGCTCTTGAACAATTTAAAAGGACCAATCAAGAGTTATTACGTCAAAGCTCAAAATATTGA
- the chlP gene encoding geranylgeranyl reductase: MLRVAVIGGGPSGSCAAEVLAKAGINTWLFERKLDNAKPCGGAIPLCMVSEFDLPDSIIDRKVRNMRMISPSNREVDISLDKVYGKTENEYIGMCRREVMDAFMRERAAELGAKLVNGLVTKIETGNNRQGPYKLTYSDFESGESTGETKTLEVDLIVGADGANSRVAKAMDAGDYNVAIAFQERIKLPQKEMGYYEDLAEMYVGTDVSPDFYGWVFPKYDHVAVGTGTMQKNQSLIKSLQEGVRNRAKKRLVNGEVIKVEAHPIPEHPRPRRVVGRMALVGDAAGYVTKSSGEGIYFAAKSGRMCAEEIVVASNKGEKVPSEQQLKQYIKKWDKKYGATYKVLEILQNIFYSNDGAREAFVEMCDDMDVQRLTFDSYLYKTVVAMKPWQQLKLTFLTLGSVLRGRALAPKSYQPVPSAVREDDEVKKMLAVSTIKGGIKVKNEQLK; encoded by the coding sequence ATGTTGCGCGTAGCAGTTATCGGAGGGGGGCCAAGTGGCTCCTGTGCAGCAGAAGTTCTTGCAAAAGCAGGAATAAATACGTGGTTATTCGAACGAAAATTGGATAACGCAAAACCATGCGGTGGTGCTATTCCTCTTTGCATGGTTTCTGAATTTGATTTACCTGACTCGATAATTGACAGAAAGGTAAGAAATATGAGGATGATTTCACCCTCTAATCGAGAGGTTGATATTAGTCTTGATAAGGTATATGGAAAGACCGAGAATGAATATATAGGTATGTGCAGGAGAGAAGTAATGGACGCATTTATGAGAGAGCGAGCAGCGGAGCTAGGTGCAAAATTAGTTAATGGACTGGTAACAAAAATAGAGACTGGAAATAATAGGCAAGGTCCTTATAAACTTACATACTCAGATTTTGAAAGCGGTGAATCTACAGGAGAAACAAAAACCCTTGAAGTTGATCTAATAGTTGGAGCTGATGGTGCTAACAGCCGTGTAGCAAAAGCAATGGATGCCGGCGACTATAACGTCGCTATTGCGTTCCAAGAAAGAATTAAACTTCCTCAAAAGGAAATGGGCTATTACGAAGATTTGGCCGAGATGTATGTAGGTACAGATGTTTCTCCGGATTTTTATGGATGGGTATTTCCTAAATATGATCACGTAGCTGTGGGAACTGGCACTATGCAGAAGAACCAATCATTGATAAAAAGTCTTCAAGAAGGTGTGAGGAACAGAGCAAAGAAAAGGTTAGTAAATGGCGAAGTAATTAAGGTTGAGGCTCATCCTATTCCTGAACATCCAAGGCCAAGAAGAGTAGTCGGAAGAATGGCATTAGTAGGAGATGCCGCTGGATATGTAACTAAGAGTTCAGGAGAAGGAATATATTTTGCTGCGAAAAGTGGTCGAATGTGTGCAGAGGAAATTGTTGTGGCGAGCAATAAAGGAGAAAAAGTTCCTTCAGAACAACAACTCAAGCAATATATAAAGAAATGGGATAAAAAATATGGTGCGACTTATAAGGTTTTAGAAATACTTCAAAACATATTCTATTCAAATGATGGTGCTAGGGAAGCATTTGTAGAAATGTGTGATGACATGGATGTTCAAAGACTTACTTTTGATAGTTATTTATACAAAACAGTTGTAGCTATGAAGCCTTGGCAACAATTAAAATTGACTTTCCTTACGCTTGGTTCAGTTCTTAGAGGTAGAGCTTTGGCTCCAAAATCATATCAACCAGTTCCAAGTGCTGTAAGGGAGGACGATGAAGTCAAAAAGATGCTTGCTGTAAGTACTATTAAGGGTGGAATTAAAGTTAAAAATGAGCAGCTTAAGTAA
- the glyS gene encoding glycine--tRNA ligase subunit beta gives MSSLLLEIGTEELPADFARLVIPQLEQMVATDFKLKKLDYGSITCSSSPRRISVLVEGLPPKAPDFIDQRKGPPAANAYKDGQPTSAAIGFAKRYGVLPENLLIKKTSKGDFVFAEILEVGLTTQDLLVELIPKWIDDLQGKRFMRWGVGSLRFSRPIRWLVCLLDKSILPIELSNIDPKIKSSNITRGHRLFNQAITIAEPKKYINLLKDSGVIINRKDRLNLIKSLVEKESLSLKAYPDLPENLLEELTDIVESPFLIKGQFNSSFLELPPEVLINVMQVHQRYIPLYSSNEEKDPLLLNSKNTLESSFFCISNGLQDSSENITNGNQRVLIARFSDAKFFIDIDLAIKSKQRREKLSNVAFAEGLGTLLNRVERIEWIASKLSNFIGISSSEASHLNKAAYYSKHDLVSQIVSEFPELQGVIGGKYLLFEGEDRKVALAVYEHYLPKGAGDFLPSSLIGSLLAISDKMEILLSIFAKGERPTGSSDPYALRRAANGILQIIWDKDLQFDFATFIDQASTYWQSLFPAFNISNSRLSLEIKHFFQSRIVSLLEEMSFDYDLVQAVSGKSLKIDTLLTDLTEISNKANLLVEMRASGRLSSLHSVVTRASRLAAKGNLDLEVLSSENIVNPQLFEKQSEVKLFELLNKIEPIVKSSDRDRHRLLAECLESGNETLANFFDGPESVMVMVEDKKIRDNRLNLLSILRNQAFTIADFDLIKA, from the coding sequence GTGTCCTCACTATTGCTGGAGATCGGAACAGAGGAATTACCGGCAGATTTCGCTCGACTTGTGATTCCACAGCTAGAACAGATGGTTGCTACTGATTTTAAGTTAAAAAAATTGGATTATGGATCAATCACCTGCTCAAGTAGCCCAAGAAGAATATCGGTTTTAGTTGAGGGTTTGCCACCTAAGGCACCTGATTTCATTGATCAGAGGAAAGGACCACCCGCAGCTAATGCTTATAAAGATGGCCAGCCCACTTCTGCTGCAATAGGTTTTGCGAAAAGATATGGTGTATTGCCCGAGAACCTTTTGATCAAAAAGACCTCAAAGGGTGATTTTGTATTTGCAGAAATTTTAGAAGTTGGTTTAACAACTCAGGATCTATTAGTCGAACTAATACCTAAATGGATTGACGATTTACAGGGTAAAAGGTTTATGCGATGGGGTGTAGGAAGTCTTCGCTTCTCTAGGCCTATAAGATGGCTTGTATGTTTACTTGATAAAAGCATTCTCCCAATTGAACTTTCAAATATTGACCCTAAAATTAAGTCCAGTAATATTACTCGAGGTCATAGATTATTCAATCAGGCTATAACCATCGCAGAGCCAAAAAAGTATATTAACTTGTTAAAGGATTCAGGTGTAATCATTAACCGAAAAGATAGGTTAAATCTTATTAAATCATTGGTTGAAAAAGAATCACTTAGCCTTAAGGCTTATCCTGATCTGCCAGAGAACTTATTAGAAGAGCTAACAGATATAGTTGAATCACCTTTCTTAATTAAAGGCCAATTTAACAGCTCGTTTCTTGAACTTCCCCCTGAGGTCCTTATTAATGTTATGCAAGTTCATCAGAGATATATTCCTTTATATTCATCAAATGAGGAAAAAGATCCATTACTTTTGAACTCGAAAAATACATTAGAATCAAGTTTCTTTTGTATTTCCAATGGACTTCAAGACTCTTCAGAAAATATTACGAATGGTAATCAAAGAGTTCTAATAGCAAGATTTTCAGATGCTAAATTCTTTATAGATATTGATTTAGCTATAAAAAGTAAACAAAGAAGGGAAAAACTTTCAAATGTAGCTTTTGCAGAAGGCCTAGGAACCTTACTTAATCGCGTTGAACGTATAGAATGGATAGCATCTAAATTATCTAATTTTATAGGTATTTCTTCTTCGGAAGCATCTCATTTAAATAAAGCAGCCTATTACTCAAAACATGATCTTGTTAGTCAAATTGTTAGTGAATTCCCCGAATTACAAGGAGTAATAGGGGGTAAATACCTTCTTTTTGAAGGAGAGGATAGAAAAGTTGCTCTAGCAGTTTATGAACACTATTTACCGAAAGGTGCAGGAGACTTCTTACCTAGTTCCTTGATAGGTTCTTTATTAGCAATTTCAGATAAAATGGAAATTTTACTCAGTATTTTTGCTAAAGGCGAAAGACCTACAGGATCTTCTGATCCATATGCTTTACGTAGAGCAGCTAATGGTATCTTGCAAATTATTTGGGACAAAGATTTACAGTTTGATTTTGCTACTTTTATAGACCAAGCATCCACCTATTGGCAGTCTCTTTTCCCAGCATTTAATATTAGCAACTCTCGATTATCTCTAGAAATAAAGCATTTTTTCCAATCTAGGATTGTTAGTTTGTTGGAGGAAATGTCTTTTGACTATGACTTAGTGCAGGCTGTTTCTGGTAAATCACTTAAAATTGATACTTTATTAACAGATTTAACTGAAATATCTAATAAGGCAAATCTTTTAGTTGAGATGAGAGCCTCCGGAAGGCTTTCTAGCCTCCATTCAGTCGTTACACGAGCATCAAGACTTGCGGCAAAAGGAAATCTAGACTTGGAGGTCTTGTCTTCAGAAAATATTGTAAATCCTCAATTATTTGAGAAACAATCCGAGGTCAAATTATTTGAATTATTAAACAAGATTGAACCTATTGTTAAATCTTCCGATAGAGATAGGCATAGGCTTTTAGCTGAATGTCTTGAATCTGGTAATGAAACATTGGCCAATTTCTTCGACGGTCCAGAAAGTGTGATGGTAATGGTAGAAGATAAGAAAATACGAGATAATCGTTTAAATTTATTATCTATATTACGTAATCAAGCATTTACTATCGCTGATTTTGATTTGATAAAAGCTTAG